The Desulfurobacterium indicum nucleotide sequence TGAAAGTGCTCTTTTCAAAGCGGTTCAGAAAAGACATAGCAAAAGAGGTTGCCTGCAGGCCGTTTCTATTTGAAAGCTTTATGTCAGCTCTATCAAGGTGTGAGACAACTTCGAAACTCCTTAAAAGGGATAAACAGGAGATATATAGAATCAGGGTAACTTCTCCTTACGGCGAATTCAGAGCCATATACACGAAACTTGACAAGGAAACGATAAAGTTTCACCGTTTTGGACAGAGAGACGATATTTACAAAGAACTTGATACTTCAGGGTGGAGTCTTGACTGATGCTCTCCACCCTTAATGACTTTAAACAATACTTCAACCTTACAGAAGAAGAGATAGAAGAAGCAAAAAAGGTAATCGATACTTTTCCTGTTAGATGCACAGAATACTACGCGTCCCTTGCAAACAGAAATAACCTGAATGATCCTATAAAAAAGACCGTTTTCCCTACGGAAGAAGAACTAAAAAATACTTTATCTGACGATCCATTTAAAGAAGAGGGCCAATCACCTATTCCGGGACTTACACATAAATATCCCGACAGAGTTTTAATTGTTACAACAAATTACTGCCCGGTTCTGTGCAGATTCTGTATGAGGAAGAGAAACTGGAAAAAGGAACCGTTTGTTATAACAAAAGAACAGATTGACGAAATGGCAAAATATATTAAAGTAACAAGAGTTAGAGATGTCCTTATCTCAGGTGGCGAACCGCTTACGATTCCTGACGAAATTCTTGAATACCTCATTTTAAAACTAAAAGAGATAGAAACTGTTGAGATAGTAAGAATCGGAAGCCGTCTGCCGGTAGTTGCTCCGAATTTATTAACAAACAAAAAGATAAAAATCCTTGAAAAAGGTGAAAAGGTCTGGCTTAATACACATTTTAACCACCCTGCCGAAGTAACAAAAGGTTCAGAAGAAGCCGTAAAAAAACTTTTAAAGGCAGGGATCCCTGTTAATAATCAAGCGGTACTTTTAAAAGGCATAAACGATAATGAAGAAACACTCTACAAATTATTTTCAACACTTCAGAGAATAAAGGTAAGACCTTACTATCTTTTCAGGTGCGATCCGGTAAACAGCGTTTTCCACTTTGCCACATCCGTTGAAAAGGGACTTGAAATAATGAGAAACTTAAAGAAAAGACTCTCTCCTCTTGCACTTCCCTACTACGCCGTTGACACCTACAAAGGGAAAATAATTCTCTTCCCCGAAGGAGCAAAATACAGCAAAACTGGTAAAGGATACCTGTTTAAAATCGCAAACACTAAGGTTTCACTGCCCTGACGGCAACAAATCCACCTTTACCACTCCCATTCCTTATGATGGGCAACATTTTGCCATCTTTTTCTACAAGCGTCTGCTTAACTAAAATTTCGTAAAAACCTGCCTTATTTAGAAAGTCAACTATTTCTTCTGTTGAGTAGAATGTGGCTTCTTTATAAAAGCGGCTCTTATCCTTTTTCTCTTGATAACGTCTCCCCAGAGGTGAGTTCTTATCAACAAATCCAACGATAAAAATACCCCCCTTTTTTAAGATTCTGAAGGCCTCCTTAAACGATTTTAGCACATCATCAACAAAACAGACGGTAGTAACCATCAAAGCAAAGTCGTAAGATTCGTCAGAAACAGGAAGCAATTCGGCAACACCTTTTAAAACCTCTATTCCTCTTTTTCTCGCAACTTCCGCCATAACAGCAGAAGGTTCAACGCCAATCTTTATACCAAGGGGGGCGGCAAACCTGCCGGTGCCGACCCCTATTTCAATGCCTTCCCCATGAGGAAGCAAAGACCTGATAAGCTCCAGCTCGACCTCATAGATATCACGGTTCCTCTCAAACCAATCTTCATATTTTCTATAAAAGCGGTCAAAACTTTCGGTTTTTGCCATAGCAACCTTATTTTAAGTTTCTGATAAGCTCTGCAAGAGTTCTTACAGGCTGGCCGGTAGCACCGTAACCGTAATATTTCCAATCTTTCTCAACAAAGGCAGGACCTGCAATATCTATATGTGCCCATGTTTTAACATTCTCACCGACAAAGTTTTTGAGGAAAAGAGCAGCAGTAATGGCACCGCCGTATCTTGATTTTCCAACGTTTTGTATGTCACTCTGAGTTCCTTTAATCTCCTCTTCAAGGTCTTCATCAAGAGGAAGACGCCACATCTTCTCACCGGATTCATGAGAAAGTGAAAGAAGCGTCTGTGCAAATCTATCATCAGCCGTAAAAAGCCCTGAAGTATAATGTCCAAGTGCAACGACACACGCACCTGTAAGCGTAGCCATATCAACCATAATATCAGGATTAAGGTCGCTTCCGTATATTAAAGCATCTGCAAGAATAAGCCTTCCTTCAGCATCAGTACTGTGTATCTCAACAGATTTACCATTTTTATAAACAAGTATATCATCAGGCCTGTAAGCCTTTCCGTCAGGCATATTCTCAACGGTAGGTATAAGGGCGTGAACTTCTACGTTCGGTTTTAATTCTCCAATCGCCCTCATAATACCAAGAACGGCACAGGCACCGGCTTTATCCATTTTCATCTTCTTCATAAACTGCTCAGGTTTTATGTTAAGACCGCCGCTGTCAAAGGTTACACCCTTCCCAACCAGAACAACCTTTTTAACAGGATTCTCAGGTTTGTATATAAGATGAATGAATCTTGGAGGGTTTTTGCTTCCTTTTCCAACCGTAAGAATTCCTATCATATTTTTTTTCTCAAGATCTTTCTCTTTAAAGACCTTGCATTTAAATCCGTAATCTGAAGCAAGATCTTTTGCTATCTCTGCAAGAGTTTCAGGTGTAACGACGTTGCCTGGCTCATTAACAATATCTCTTGTAAAGTTTGCAGCTTCGGCAAGAATCCTACCGTAATCAAAATCTTTTTCTAACTCCTTCTCTCCGTAAACCGTAATTTTTTCTACTTCTTTTTTCTCAGATTTATATTTCTCAAAAGAGTAAGCAGAAAGGAAAAGACCTTCTGCGAAAGCTGACGCAAAATTACCATTCTTTTTACCAAAATCAAACATAACAGCTGCAATCTTCTTTGCCTTTTTGGACTTTGCTTCTTTCACGGCAGAACCTATTGCCTTCCTGACAGTTTCTCTGTTTAAATCACTTTTTTTGCCAAGACCTGTAAAAATAAAAAGGTGACCTTTGGTTCCTGAAACTGCCGCAACATCACCAGATTTTCCCTTAAAACCAAAAGCCTTTAAAGTATCTCTGGTAATTCCTTCTTTTTCAAGCAACTCAGAAATTACACCGTCAAATCTCCCGTTCTCATAACAACCAACTATAAACGCTTCCTCTCTTTTAACAACCGGCTTTCCGGCTGAATATGCAAGCTCCATTTTCCGCCTCCATTAACTATTCTTTAACTATTGGATAATTCTTTTCAGCCCAACCGATAATTCCGCCATCCATATTATATAGCTTTTTAAAACCTTCAGATTCCATAACTTTCGCGGCAACTTTCCCCGTTCTACCGTCTGTTGAGCAAATTATATATGGCCTGTTTTTATCAAGTTTCTCTATTTTCTTAAAGAAATCTCTCGACATGAAATCTATGTTTTTAGCATTTTTAATGTGGCCGGTGGCAAACTCCTCAGGCGTTCTTACATCTATCACAACAACACCTTTCTTTATAAGTCTCACAGCCTCTTCAGGCGACACCTCTTTAAGATTACTTTTTGAACCGCAGGCGGAAATATATACGGGAAAAAGAAAAATTAAAAAGAAGATAAACAACTTCTTCAAAGGAACCCTCCAAAAATTTCTAAAGAGGAATTATACCAGAGGGGGCACAGCCCCCCCTAAAAGATTACTTTTCAATATTCTTCATCATTTCCATGGTTTTCAACGTTTTACCGAGATACCATTTACCATTTGCGAAAGTAACGTAATCCTGTCCAGCCATAGCGGCACCGTATCTTATAGAATTAGCATAGAAGAGCCAGGATTCAACCCATCTTTGCTCTATCGGTTCATCAAAAGGATTACTGCTCTGTGGCAGTCCTTTTTCTATACCTTTTTTCCAGACATCAACTAAAAGCTCTGTAGCTGAAACCTCTACTCTGTTGGTGTAATCTATAATCTCTTTAAGCTCCTCAAAATGGTTATCAACCAGTGTCTGGGCATGACATGAAAGACAAACTTTTTTCATGTTGTTCATTCTCTTTTCCATCTCGCTATCAGAAATCACGGAAGATACGGCAGGTGTTCCATCAAGATTATAAGGAAGGGGAAGTCCAGCTTTATTTTTCGCCTTATAGGTTTCAGAATATTTGATGTGAGGTGTGGCATAGATACCGAACAACCTGTAAGGTAACCTGTCAAATATTCTGTGTGTTCTCTCAAGAATTATGT carries:
- a CDS encoding KamA family radical SAM protein, with product MLSTLNDFKQYFNLTEEEIEEAKKVIDTFPVRCTEYYASLANRNNLNDPIKKTVFPTEEELKNTLSDDPFKEEGQSPIPGLTHKYPDRVLIVTTNYCPVLCRFCMRKRNWKKEPFVITKEQIDEMAKYIKVTRVRDVLISGGEPLTIPDEILEYLILKLKEIETVEIVRIGSRLPVVAPNLLTNKKIKILEKGEKVWLNTHFNHPAEVTKGSEEAVKKLLKAGIPVNNQAVLLKGINDNEETLYKLFSTLQRIKVRPYYLFRCDPVNSVFHFATSVEKGLEIMRNLKKRLSPLALPYYAVDTYKGKIILFPEGAKYSKTGKGYLFKIANTKVSLP
- a CDS encoding class I SAM-dependent methyltransferase — protein: MAKTESFDRFYRKYEDWFERNRDIYEVELELIRSLLPHGEGIEIGVGTGRFAAPLGIKIGVEPSAVMAEVARKRGIEVLKGVAELLPVSDESYDFALMVTTVCFVDDVLKSFKEAFRILKKGGIFIVGFVDKNSPLGRRYQEKKDKSRFYKEATFYSTEEIVDFLNKAGFYEILVKQTLVEKDGKMLPIIRNGSGKGGFVAVRAVKP
- a CDS encoding leucyl aminopeptidase; its protein translation is MELAYSAGKPVVKREEAFIVGCYENGRFDGVISELLEKEGITRDTLKAFGFKGKSGDVAAVSGTKGHLFIFTGLGKKSDLNRETVRKAIGSAVKEAKSKKAKKIAAVMFDFGKKNGNFASAFAEGLFLSAYSFEKYKSEKKEVEKITVYGEKELEKDFDYGRILAEAANFTRDIVNEPGNVVTPETLAEIAKDLASDYGFKCKVFKEKDLEKKNMIGILTVGKGSKNPPRFIHLIYKPENPVKKVVLVGKGVTFDSGGLNIKPEQFMKKMKMDKAGACAVLGIMRAIGELKPNVEVHALIPTVENMPDGKAYRPDDILVYKNGKSVEIHSTDAEGRLILADALIYGSDLNPDIMVDMATLTGACVVALGHYTSGLFTADDRFAQTLLSLSHESGEKMWRLPLDEDLEEEIKGTQSDIQNVGKSRYGGAITAALFLKNFVGENVKTWAHIDIAGPAFVEKDWKYYGYGATGQPVRTLAELIRNLK
- a CDS encoding rhodanese-like domain-containing protein, with the translated sequence MKKLFIFFLIFLFPVYISACGSKSNLKEVSPEEAVRLIKKGVVVIDVRTPEEFATGHIKNAKNIDFMSRDFFKKIEKLDKNRPYIICSTDGRTGKVAAKVMESEGFKKLYNMDGGIIGWAEKNYPIVKE